One Mesorhizobium loti genomic window carries:
- a CDS encoding Prokaryotic E2 family E, protein MAAKEKFKFKIENENYEWDNRFITGAEVRGVGPGIPDSMDLYAKRPGQPGQPVESDDSIDLLPPGIEKFYAQDASSEAGNQ, encoded by the coding sequence ATGGCTGCGAAAGAGAAGTTCAAATTCAAAATCGAAAATGAAAATTACGAATGGGACAACCGGTTCATAACCGGCGCCGAGGTGCGAGGCGTAGGCCCCGGCATACCAGATAGCATGGATCTTTATGCGAAAAGGCCGGGCCAGCCTGGCCAGCCGGTTGAGAGTGATGACTCAATCGATTTGCTGCCTCCGGGGATTGAAAAGTTTTACGCCCAGGATGCAAGTTCCGAAGCCGGAAATCAATAA
- a CDS encoding L-carnitine dehydratase/bile acid-inducible protein F, translating into MQNSLEGITVVAVEQAVAAPYASSRLADAGARVIKIERPEGDFARNYDKLVRGQSAYFVWLNRGKESVCLDLRLEADRAVLDTLIAAADVFIQNLKPGSIDKLGFGSADLRRRFPRLITCDISGFGEGGPYSHLKAYDLIVQAETGLCAITGNQQGPARVGVSVCDISAGMTAHSAILQALYHREVTGEGTGIQVSLFGAVADWMNVPVLQNDYSGYHTVRAGVKHPSLAPYGAYRCADGKEVIFSVQNDREWVNFCEKFLKQPELTRAPGFADNMERLDHRAQLDAIIELRFSELSCHEAMHELEAAGLAYGRLNEVADVSRHPHIRRVEVVTPEGTVETIAPAAIFNSEHPSLRPVPALGAHTEAIREEVVALSRERAASA; encoded by the coding sequence ATGCAGAACTCTCTTGAGGGGATCACTGTCGTAGCCGTGGAGCAGGCCGTTGCTGCGCCTTACGCGTCGTCTCGCCTTGCGGACGCTGGCGCCCGGGTGATCAAAATCGAGAGGCCCGAAGGGGATTTTGCCCGCAACTACGACAAGTTGGTACGGGGACAGAGCGCTTACTTCGTCTGGCTCAACCGGGGTAAGGAGTCGGTCTGTCTGGACCTAAGGTTGGAGGCGGATCGCGCCGTCCTCGACACGCTCATCGCCGCTGCTGACGTCTTCATTCAGAACCTGAAGCCAGGCAGCATCGATAAACTGGGTTTCGGGTCTGCGGATCTTCGTCGGCGCTTTCCGAGGCTGATCACCTGCGATATCTCCGGTTTCGGGGAGGGGGGGCCGTATTCCCATTTGAAGGCTTATGATCTCATCGTCCAGGCCGAAACAGGCTTATGCGCGATCACCGGCAACCAACAAGGGCCCGCGCGTGTAGGGGTCTCGGTGTGCGACATCTCAGCGGGCATGACAGCGCATAGTGCCATTCTTCAGGCGCTGTATCACCGCGAGGTCACCGGCGAAGGGACAGGCATCCAGGTGTCACTGTTCGGCGCCGTGGCCGACTGGATGAACGTGCCGGTTCTGCAAAACGACTACAGCGGTTATCACACCGTACGCGCGGGCGTGAAACACCCGTCGCTGGCGCCGTATGGCGCCTATCGTTGTGCCGATGGAAAAGAGGTCATCTTTTCGGTACAGAATGACCGTGAATGGGTGAATTTTTGCGAGAAGTTTCTGAAGCAGCCGGAGCTTACCCGCGCACCTGGCTTTGCCGATAACATGGAGCGCCTCGATCACCGGGCGCAACTTGATGCGATCATTGAACTTCGGTTTTCCGAACTGTCCTGCCACGAAGCAATGCATGAACTTGAGGCGGCTGGTTTGGCATATGGCCGACTGAACGAAGTGGCGGATGTTTCAAGGCATCCACACATTCGCAGGGTCGAGGTTGTCACACCTGAAGGAACCGTCGAGACGATAGCGCCGGCGGCGATTTTCAACTCGGAGCACCCCTCGCTGCGCCCGGTGCCGGCTCTTGGCGCCCACACCGAGGCAATCCGCGAGGAGGTTGTGGCGCTTTCGCGCGAAAGAGCCGCGTCAGCGTGA
- a CDS encoding dinucleotide-utilizing enzyme possibly involved in molybdopterin or thiamin biosynthesis: MNGHRISIAGSLDNRLKSWLTGHPDGDERGALVLFRKMERTVLGLPPSARFVAVDVIEMDGDWVLDSSPVHLRINLRKFQDIYFRCERERLELGFAHSHPRGVLDFSTKDDQNEQSILRGYAGCNGPEVSLIAMILADGHWHARVRPGAAPHRVTDVRHVCVLGTELAVHISKTGDAAPSEVLRRQEAAFGEPFNEKLRSLRVAIVGGGGTGSSVATLIARAGVGELIIIDGDLLEDSNLNRVRGYRRCDVGESKAATLARYLRNLGLMVTVVAIEAYVHESSEAVDAISSADLVFGCTDDVAGREVLNQAVYYYCQGLIDCGLTGKIGLDQERQPYLRDHRGRVSTVLPESGGCLRCQGVVTEEKLRYESALKARPNLVELDSETLREEYYLVGGGERAPGVGPFTSATADMAVATLFDLVRPYRRPPSDIRRDNIWYDFVHMVIHSNMPKDNADCFCCGPNGLLLEPEIGYRLSMPSLGKLC, translated from the coding sequence ATGAACGGACATCGGATTTCGATTGCCGGTTCTCTCGACAATAGGCTCAAGAGCTGGTTGACCGGGCATCCTGACGGTGACGAGCGTGGCGCGCTGGTTCTCTTCCGCAAAATGGAGAGAACTGTACTGGGACTGCCGCCGTCAGCGCGTTTCGTGGCTGTTGACGTGATTGAGATGGATGGCGACTGGGTGCTGGACAGTTCCCCGGTGCACTTGCGCATTAATCTGCGCAAGTTCCAGGATATCTACTTTCGTTGCGAGCGGGAGCGGCTCGAACTGGGGTTCGCCCATAGTCATCCAAGGGGCGTTCTGGATTTCTCGACCAAGGATGATCAGAACGAACAAAGCATTCTGAGGGGATACGCTGGCTGCAACGGCCCTGAGGTGTCACTAATTGCGATGATTTTGGCCGACGGACATTGGCATGCGAGAGTTCGGCCGGGTGCGGCCCCTCACCGCGTCACTGACGTCCGGCATGTCTGTGTGCTCGGGACGGAGCTCGCAGTTCACATCAGCAAAACAGGCGATGCTGCGCCATCGGAAGTGCTAAGGCGCCAAGAAGCTGCCTTTGGCGAACCATTCAACGAGAAGCTCAGATCGTTGCGCGTAGCAATCGTCGGAGGCGGCGGAACCGGTTCTTCAGTGGCCACACTCATTGCCCGCGCGGGTGTTGGCGAACTCATCATTATCGATGGCGATTTGCTCGAAGATAGCAATCTCAACCGCGTCCGCGGATATCGCCGTTGCGATGTAGGCGAGAGCAAAGCTGCCACGTTAGCCCGATACTTACGAAATCTAGGCCTGATGGTGACTGTCGTTGCCATTGAGGCGTATGTGCACGAGTCTTCAGAAGCGGTCGATGCGATTTCCAGCGCCGACCTGGTGTTCGGCTGTACTGACGATGTCGCTGGAAGAGAAGTTCTCAATCAAGCAGTGTACTATTACTGCCAAGGGCTTATCGACTGCGGGCTCACCGGCAAGATTGGTCTCGACCAGGAGCGTCAGCCTTACCTACGTGACCATAGAGGCCGGGTTAGCACAGTTCTTCCCGAATCTGGTGGGTGCTTAAGATGCCAAGGCGTCGTCACCGAGGAAAAGCTCAGGTACGAGAGTGCACTGAAGGCGCGTCCCAATCTGGTGGAGCTGGATTCAGAGACGCTCCGGGAAGAGTACTATCTGGTCGGGGGCGGGGAGAGGGCGCCCGGAGTAGGGCCCTTCACCAGTGCGACTGCCGACATGGCCGTAGCGACCTTGTTCGATCTGGTGCGCCCCTATCGGCGGCCTCCGAGCGACATTCGCCGCGACAATATATGGTACGATTTCGTGCACATGGTAATTCACAGCAATATGCCAAAGGACAACGCTGATTGTTTTTGCTGCGGTCCAAACGGTTTATTGCTCGAACCCGAGATTGGCTATCGGCTCAGTATGCCGTCACTCGGCAAGCTGTGTTGA
- a CDS encoding citrate lyase beta subunit translates to MIKDTFPAIESAISVPRWRSLLFVPAHVPRFVKMAHGRGADGVILDLEDSVPQDQKGQARRQLPESVTKVGRNGASVLVRVNRGLRALAADLEAAIVAGVNALVLPKVESAEWVMEVADAVTELEHERNLDPGSVRFVAQIETPGALTRLAAIASAHPRMAAMALGPEDFSASVGGTPSPELLLGPNLSVLFAARASGLLPLGFVGSIGEFSDTQKFRDVVIQARRLGFVGALAIHPTQVAILNEAFSPSAEEFEWARRVLAAERDAAAEGRGAFALDGKMVDAPVVRRAREIIAMGPKAELGV, encoded by the coding sequence ATGATCAAGGACACCTTTCCGGCCATTGAAAGCGCTATATCTGTACCCCGCTGGAGATCCCTGCTCTTCGTTCCCGCTCACGTTCCGCGCTTTGTTAAGATGGCCCATGGGCGGGGTGCAGATGGCGTCATTCTCGACCTGGAGGACTCTGTTCCCCAGGATCAGAAGGGCCAGGCACGGCGGCAGCTCCCAGAATCCGTGACAAAAGTGGGTCGTAACGGCGCGTCGGTTTTGGTCCGCGTGAACCGTGGCCTGCGCGCGCTGGCTGCCGACCTTGAAGCAGCGATCGTCGCAGGCGTCAATGCGCTTGTCCTTCCCAAGGTGGAGTCGGCCGAGTGGGTGATGGAAGTCGCTGATGCCGTGACGGAACTTGAGCACGAAAGGAATCTTGACCCGGGAAGCGTTCGGTTTGTTGCCCAGATCGAAACTCCGGGGGCATTGACGAGACTCGCGGCAATAGCTTCGGCCCATCCACGAATGGCCGCGATGGCGCTTGGTCCGGAAGATTTCAGCGCGTCCGTTGGCGGGACACCAAGTCCAGAGCTCCTTCTAGGACCGAACCTTTCGGTCTTGTTCGCCGCCCGCGCGAGCGGTCTGCTGCCTCTGGGATTCGTTGGAAGTATCGGGGAGTTTTCGGACACCCAGAAGTTCCGCGATGTCGTCATACAGGCGAGGCGGCTCGGTTTCGTCGGAGCGTTGGCGATTCATCCGACACAAGTTGCCATCCTGAATGAAGCCTTCTCGCCTAGCGCAGAGGAGTTCGAGTGGGCCCGGCGCGTGCTCGCGGCCGAAAGGGATGCCGCGGCAGAGGGTAGAGGAGCTTTCGCCTTGGACGGAAAGATGGTCGATGCCCCGGTTGTCAGGAGGGCCCGCGAAATCATCGCCATGGGTCCGAAAGCCGAGTTGGGCGTTTGA
- a CDS encoding 3-methylaspartate ammonia-lyase, which yields MTELQIKDVLLTLGNGAFFYDDQAAIRAGASQDAFIYVGEPVTPGFTSIRVPASSLSVGLVLSDDTVVWGDMMGVQYSGAGGRDPLFETSQISDLTSRVVAPRLLDVDVSRYLVACAKVLEPHEHKRLPLAIEYGVSQALLRAAAYLQRATMAEVVCAEFDLPLPTRRVPIYCQSGDAREINVDKMILKAVDVLPHGLINSRQKFGINGQTFMEFVKWVARRTREIGCPGYHPVLHFDVYGWIGQEIGLEPQNIADFICQVANTVPDFTLNIESPADFGSTQAQIENYAKVVSILDNRGSNARIVVDERCNMLEDIRLFAEAKAAHLVQIKTPDVGSIADTARAVLICKENQVGAYVGGSCTETDLSAQASVHVSVATQADMMLAKPGMGVDEAFSIVGNEQNRLLAMLNRRRAQNENVG from the coding sequence GTGACTGAATTGCAAATCAAAGACGTCCTCCTCACGCTTGGCAATGGCGCATTTTTCTATGACGACCAGGCTGCTATCAGGGCCGGGGCCTCGCAGGATGCTTTCATCTATGTTGGCGAACCGGTAACGCCCGGGTTTACATCCATTCGCGTTCCAGCATCGTCGCTCAGCGTCGGGCTTGTCCTCTCCGACGACACCGTTGTTTGGGGCGACATGATGGGCGTTCAGTACTCTGGTGCTGGCGGACGCGATCCATTGTTTGAAACTTCTCAAATCTCGGATTTGACCTCCCGGGTCGTGGCGCCTCGGCTTCTGGATGTTGATGTATCTCGTTACCTTGTGGCCTGCGCGAAGGTTCTCGAGCCTCACGAACATAAGCGGCTACCTCTCGCGATTGAGTATGGCGTCAGCCAGGCCCTGCTTCGAGCCGCGGCCTACCTCCAGCGCGCCACCATGGCAGAGGTTGTATGCGCTGAATTTGACTTGCCGCTGCCGACGCGCAGGGTCCCGATCTACTGCCAGAGCGGCGATGCTCGCGAAATCAATGTCGACAAGATGATTCTGAAGGCCGTGGATGTGCTTCCCCACGGCCTGATCAACTCACGGCAGAAATTCGGAATCAACGGCCAGACCTTCATGGAGTTCGTGAAGTGGGTTGCAAGGCGTACGCGCGAAATCGGCTGCCCGGGGTATCATCCGGTGCTGCATTTCGATGTGTATGGCTGGATCGGCCAGGAAATCGGCCTTGAGCCGCAAAACATCGCGGACTTTATCTGCCAGGTTGCAAATACCGTCCCGGATTTCACGCTAAACATCGAGTCCCCAGCGGATTTCGGTTCGACGCAGGCACAAATTGAGAACTATGCCAAGGTCGTATCGATATTGGACAACCGGGGTTCCAATGCCCGTATTGTTGTGGACGAGCGATGCAACATGCTCGAGGATATCCGGCTCTTTGCCGAAGCAAAGGCCGCCCATCTCGTCCAAATCAAGACCCCCGATGTTGGCTCAATTGCCGACACGGCACGTGCCGTTCTTATTTGTAAGGAGAACCAAGTTGGAGCGTATGTCGGGGGGAGCTGTACCGAGACGGATCTCTCCGCCCAAGCTTCTGTCCACGTATCGGTGGCGACCCAGGCCGACATGATGCTCGCAAAGCCCGGTATGGGTGTCGACGAAGCATTTTCAATCGTTGGGAATGAACAAAATCGGCTGCTTGCGATGCTGAACCGTCGTCGGGCTCAAAACGAAAACGTTGGATGA
- a CDS encoding aldehyde dehydrogenase, whose protein sequence is MKLAQRVSGFDIETALVWPEFTQVEPAMSDARSYELFINGKWRAGSSRASLPVINPATEKVFASVASATVSDLDEALASAERSRKAWSSRPAKDRGEVLVAAARFLAEKAGVAARDLSTEQGKTIAEARGEYARAVETLEWNGRNVEELSASIPLGPNRMIVPEALGVVAAFTPWNYPAVLIARKLAPALAAGCPVILKGAEETPSVAVHIVESLRQAGIPDGVVNLVFGVPVHISRHLLSSPTVKVLTFTGSTAVGKQLAMLAANNLQRCILELGGHSPAIVCEDADLAKAIPAISEYKFECAGQSCNAPSRIFVARSRYEEFLSRMTEAVRKIRIGPPDDAATDMGPMANARRIEAMERLTKDAVERGARIETGGARIERPGFYWPPTILTGVPKEARVLHEEPFGPILTIAPFDTLEEAIEEANATEYGLAAYFFTDAADTQRKLTNSLSAGAVSVNYLKGVSADAPYGGIKQSGYGYEGGEQGVRSFQSLKMVNGLGSFG, encoded by the coding sequence ATGAAACTGGCTCAGCGAGTTAGCGGTTTCGATATCGAAACGGCGCTCGTATGGCCAGAATTCACACAAGTGGAGCCCGCGATGTCCGATGCCAGGAGCTACGAGCTCTTCATTAACGGCAAATGGCGAGCCGGCAGTAGCAGAGCCTCTTTGCCGGTGATCAACCCGGCGACGGAGAAGGTATTTGCCTCTGTAGCCTCGGCAACGGTTTCGGACCTGGATGAGGCTCTTGCTTCGGCGGAACGGAGCCGCAAGGCGTGGTCCTCACGACCTGCCAAAGATCGTGGCGAGGTTCTCGTAGCTGCCGCCAGGTTTCTGGCAGAGAAGGCTGGAGTCGCAGCCAGGGACCTGTCGACCGAACAGGGAAAGACAATTGCCGAAGCAAGAGGGGAATACGCGCGCGCGGTCGAAACGCTGGAATGGAACGGCAGAAATGTTGAAGAGCTGTCGGCCTCGATTCCGTTGGGCCCGAACCGGATGATCGTCCCGGAGGCGCTCGGTGTCGTTGCTGCCTTTACGCCCTGGAACTATCCGGCCGTTCTCATCGCGCGCAAGCTCGCCCCCGCGCTGGCGGCAGGCTGCCCGGTGATCCTTAAAGGGGCTGAAGAGACACCGAGCGTGGCTGTCCATATCGTTGAATCGTTGCGCCAAGCAGGCATCCCCGACGGCGTGGTCAATCTGGTCTTCGGTGTTCCGGTGCATATATCGCGGCATCTCCTGAGTTCCCCAACCGTGAAGGTCTTGACTTTCACCGGTTCAACCGCTGTTGGAAAACAGCTGGCCATGCTCGCGGCGAATAATTTGCAGCGCTGCATTCTTGAACTCGGTGGGCACTCTCCGGCTATTGTGTGCGAGGATGCCGACCTGGCAAAGGCCATACCGGCGATCTCGGAATACAAGTTCGAGTGCGCGGGCCAGAGCTGCAATGCGCCCAGCAGGATTTTTGTCGCTCGGTCCCGCTATGAGGAATTTCTGTCCCGGATGACGGAGGCGGTCCGCAAGATCAGGATCGGCCCACCAGACGACGCTGCAACGGACATGGGTCCGATGGCGAACGCCCGGCGGATTGAGGCCATGGAACGCCTGACCAAAGACGCGGTCGAACGCGGCGCTCGCATCGAGACCGGTGGCGCCCGCATTGAGCGACCAGGCTTCTACTGGCCGCCGACCATCCTGACGGGCGTACCGAAGGAAGCAAGAGTGCTTCATGAAGAGCCGTTCGGGCCGATCCTGACGATAGCGCCGTTCGACACGCTCGAGGAGGCGATTGAGGAAGCCAACGCCACCGAGTATGGTTTGGCTGCTTACTTCTTCACGGACGCTGCCGATACGCAACGAAAGCTGACCAACAGTCTTTCTGCGGGAGCTGTCAGTGTGAATTACCTGAAAGGGGTTTCCGCGGACGCGCCTTATGGAGGCATCAAGCAAAGCGGCTATGGATATGAGGGGGGCGAGCAAGGGGTGCGAAGCTTTCAAAGCCTCAAGATGGTGAATGGCCTCGGATCATTTGGATGA
- a CDS encoding fumarate hydratase protein has protein sequence MNRRTRTIAGKDITRSVADALQYISYYHPPDYIRSLSQAYAREQSPAAKNAIGQILVNSRMAAFGRRPMCQDTGLVVVFAKVGMDVRINSTGAFADLVNEGVRQAYLDSDNPLRASIVADPLAGRVNTRDNTPAVVHVDLVQGNQIEITIAAKGGGSENKARFTTLNPSASVSDWVIDTVSTLGSGWCPPGLISVGIGGSAEKAMLLAKEAMNQPIDMTELIARGPSGAEEALRIELYERINALGIGAQGLGGLTTVVDVKVASYPTHAASKPVALIPQCAANRHLKFTLDGSGPIRLQPPDLREWPDIGTDELSPAGVRRVNLNALTKEETASWRCGETLLLSGKMLTGRDAAHKRMVELIDAGKPLPFDLQGRVIYYVGPVRAVRDEVVGPAGPTTSSRLDDFTETVLAETGLFAMVGKAERGGAAIESIVRHKTPYLIAVGGAAYLISKSIKSARLIAFEDLGMEAVYEFEVQDMPVIMAVDVAGNSIHNSGPLEWRKRMAADSIARNIGV, from the coding sequence GTGAATAGAAGAACACGGACCATCGCCGGCAAGGACATCACAAGGAGCGTTGCCGACGCCCTTCAGTACATCTCGTACTACCATCCTCCAGATTACATCCGGTCTCTTTCGCAGGCCTACGCGCGCGAACAGAGTCCAGCGGCGAAGAATGCCATTGGGCAGATTCTGGTCAATTCCCGCATGGCTGCCTTCGGGCGGCGGCCGATGTGCCAGGACACCGGCCTTGTAGTGGTCTTCGCAAAAGTCGGCATGGACGTCCGCATCAACTCAACGGGCGCTTTCGCAGACCTCGTGAATGAGGGCGTCCGTCAGGCATATCTAGACTCGGACAATCCTCTTCGGGCATCGATCGTTGCCGATCCGCTCGCCGGACGGGTCAATACTCGTGACAACACGCCGGCGGTCGTCCACGTCGACCTTGTACAAGGTAACCAGATTGAGATCACCATTGCCGCAAAAGGCGGCGGGTCAGAGAACAAAGCACGTTTTACCACCTTGAACCCCAGCGCCTCCGTTTCCGACTGGGTGATTGACACAGTATCGACGCTTGGCAGTGGGTGGTGTCCGCCCGGACTGATCTCCGTTGGCATCGGTGGTAGCGCTGAAAAGGCGATGCTGCTGGCCAAGGAGGCCATGAACCAGCCCATCGATATGACGGAATTGATCGCCAGGGGGCCTTCAGGCGCGGAGGAGGCACTGCGGATCGAGCTTTATGAACGGATTAACGCGCTGGGCATCGGTGCCCAAGGCCTTGGTGGCCTGACGACAGTTGTAGACGTCAAGGTTGCAAGCTACCCCACCCATGCGGCGTCCAAGCCCGTGGCACTCATTCCGCAATGCGCTGCGAACCGGCACCTGAAGTTTACCTTGGACGGCTCTGGACCCATTAGGCTTCAGCCGCCCGACTTGCGCGAATGGCCCGATATTGGAACCGACGAATTGAGTCCTGCCGGCGTACGAAGGGTCAACCTCAATGCGTTGACCAAGGAAGAGACGGCATCCTGGCGCTGCGGGGAAACGCTCCTTCTGTCCGGAAAAATGTTGACAGGCCGTGACGCCGCCCACAAGCGAATGGTCGAGTTGATCGACGCCGGCAAGCCGCTTCCGTTCGATCTGCAGGGACGCGTGATTTATTACGTTGGACCCGTCCGCGCCGTGAGAGATGAGGTCGTCGGACCGGCTGGCCCCACAACCTCCAGCCGCTTGGACGATTTTACGGAAACGGTGCTCGCCGAAACCGGGCTTTTCGCGATGGTGGGCAAAGCGGAGAGGGGAGGGGCTGCCATTGAGTCGATTGTAAGACACAAAACGCCGTATCTCATCGCAGTGGGTGGGGCTGCCTACCTGATATCAAAATCGATCAAATCAGCGCGGCTCATTGCCTTCGAAGACCTGGGCATGGAAGCAGTCTATGAATTCGAAGTGCAGGATATGCCTGTCATCATGGCTGTCGATGTTGCGGGAAACTCCATTCACAATTCCGGGCCTCTTGAGTGGCGCAAGCGCATGGCGGCGGACAGCATCGCACGCAACATCGGCGTTTGA
- a CDS encoding transcriptional regulator codes for MEIRQLKYFVGVVEAGSFTKAAAFLNIAQSALSLHVRQLEEGFGTQLLIRDRTGVSVTASGAKLLERARAILKEIRLTEVELTNTAASPAGEVTIGIPSGAARVLSGPLLESVRNELPRVSLKMIEGMTGPLEEWMAAGRFNLAVLYRTADSVGRMAVLAREDLCLVVPSGEPPFEDAISLADLHAFPLAVPMRNNNVRRSVADVVAQHGCALDVKFEVDSLSTIINMVIEGKAHSILAPSAVQKEASQGLVRTVKIVDPVITRSVVLAVNPKDERSAAVSAVRKLIPKVARELIESRGWAAVAPDAA; via the coding sequence ATGGAAATTAGGCAGTTAAAATACTTCGTCGGCGTAGTCGAAGCAGGCAGCTTCACGAAGGCCGCTGCGTTCCTCAATATTGCTCAGAGCGCTCTGAGCCTGCATGTGCGTCAGTTGGAGGAGGGTTTCGGCACTCAGCTGCTTATACGCGACAGGACCGGCGTGAGCGTGACGGCGTCAGGAGCCAAACTGCTCGAACGAGCGCGGGCAATTCTCAAGGAGATTCGACTCACCGAAGTGGAATTGACCAACACAGCTGCTTCCCCTGCCGGGGAGGTGACTATTGGCATTCCGTCCGGAGCTGCTCGCGTCCTGAGCGGTCCTCTGCTTGAGTCGGTGAGAAACGAACTGCCGAGGGTCTCCCTCAAGATGATCGAGGGTATGACGGGGCCGCTGGAGGAGTGGATGGCTGCTGGACGCTTCAATCTGGCGGTTCTCTACCGCACGGCGGACAGTGTGGGGCGAATGGCGGTCCTAGCGCGCGAAGACCTTTGTCTGGTGGTCCCGTCCGGTGAGCCACCCTTCGAAGACGCGATATCTCTGGCGGATCTGCATGCGTTCCCGCTGGCGGTTCCCATGCGCAATAACAATGTCAGGCGTTCGGTGGCTGACGTCGTCGCACAACACGGCTGCGCGCTGGACGTCAAGTTTGAAGTGGACTCGCTCTCAACGATAATCAACATGGTCATAGAAGGGAAAGCCCATTCTATTCTCGCTCCGTCGGCCGTTCAGAAAGAAGCCTCTCAGGGGCTGGTGCGGACGGTCAAAATCGTCGATCCGGTGATTACCCGCTCCGTCGTACTTGCCGTAAATCCGAAAGACGAGCGTTCTGCGGCCGTGTCCGCGGTCCGCAAGCTCATCCCCAAGGTCGCCAGAGAATTAATAGAGAGCCGGGGCTGGGCAGCGGTGGCGCCTGACGCGGCCTGA
- a CDS encoding transcriptional regulator, producing MKAKPNPVRLDDWDIRILSAIQSDGRISKSELAKRVHLSASACSDRLRALEVAGIIEGFYARLSPALIGGMVFVMVEVVLERHRLEDQRHFEIAIQEFPEILDCWAIGGRIDYLIRVASLSMAAYQDFMEGLLQAGLGIDQYYSLVVTKPVKSNTPIPLSSLRQR from the coding sequence ATGAAGGCAAAACCCAATCCTGTGCGCCTCGACGACTGGGATATCCGGATTCTATCAGCGATTCAGTCAGACGGTAGGATTTCAAAAAGCGAGCTTGCAAAGCGCGTTCATCTGTCGGCCTCGGCCTGCTCGGATCGGCTCCGTGCACTCGAAGTTGCAGGGATTATTGAGGGTTTCTACGCGCGGCTGAGTCCGGCCCTCATCGGTGGCATGGTCTTTGTAATGGTGGAGGTCGTGCTGGAGCGTCATCGCCTCGAGGACCAAAGACACTTTGAGATTGCGATCCAAGAATTCCCGGAAATCCTGGATTGCTGGGCCATCGGGGGGCGGATCGATTATCTGATCCGCGTCGCATCTCTTTCCATGGCTGCCTATCAGGATTTCATGGAGGGATTGCTGCAGGCAGGCTTGGGGATCGATCAATACTACAGCCTTGTGGTGACGAAACCTGTGAAATCCAATACGCCGATCCCCCTATCTTCATTAAGACAACGGTAA